A single genomic interval of Syntrophobotulus glycolicus DSM 8271 harbors:
- a CDS encoding DUF134 domain-containing protein → MPRPRKGRRVCCLPGSNLFGPLDAGFNQSDFVIMSVDEYESIRLIDLQEFTQEECAEQMHIARTTVQRTYNDARKKLAESLVNGKFLRIEGGDYELCNGIEKTCACGGCRKHRCDNFNNDNTRQITDD, encoded by the coding sequence ATGCCAAGACCGAGAAAAGGTAGACGAGTATGCTGCTTGCCCGGGAGTAATCTTTTTGGACCGCTTGATGCTGGATTTAATCAGTCGGATTTTGTTATTATGTCGGTAGATGAGTATGAATCTATACGACTAATTGACTTACAGGAATTTACCCAAGAAGAGTGTGCTGAGCAAATGCATATTGCAAGAACAACAGTCCAGCGCACTTATAATGATGCCCGAAAAAAACTTGCCGAATCATTAGTTAACGGTAAATTTCTGAGAATTGAGGGGGGTGATTACGAACTTTGCAATGGGATTGAAAAAACATGCGCTTGCGGAGGGTGCCGTAAACACCGGTGCGATAATTTTAATAATGATAATACCAGACAAATCACTGATGATTAG
- a CDS encoding ABC transporter substrate-binding protein produces the protein MKKIIIGLLLSMLILSAVATGCAKKETPENSAGQTVNLPAPKVVKFGVQPSLQPPHIANMKGFFTEIETKYNTKFELISFASGGPENNALAANEISWAQYGMAPAIVGMEKAGGMLVAIDILEQTAIISDKSINTVADLKGKTVAFPGKGSQQYPLMLKALEGAGLKEDDVVLLKMDASNMSTALEKGEISAYIAWDPHTTKAISSGAGKILVKAEEVMPLKEGHYLGEGVVVRKDFADEYPDLTEDIVKAIMKANDYIVDNLSETPALWSKAIGLDESIIKLSLDNNMSVFVKDISPDLEALNPYVKLLNEYGITQISDVDKFLDEHVILDYTKK, from the coding sequence ATGAAAAAAATAATAATTGGATTACTCTTATCGATGTTAATACTCTCCGCTGTTGCCACAGGGTGTGCTAAAAAAGAGACTCCGGAGAACAGCGCCGGACAAACAGTAAACTTACCGGCGCCGAAAGTGGTCAAATTTGGCGTTCAACCTTCTTTACAACCGCCTCATATTGCAAATATGAAAGGTTTTTTTACGGAAATTGAAACAAAATATAACACAAAGTTTGAGCTTATCTCTTTTGCATCCGGCGGCCCTGAGAACAATGCCCTGGCAGCGAATGAAATCAGCTGGGCCCAATACGGGATGGCGCCTGCGATTGTTGGAATGGAAAAAGCAGGCGGGATGCTGGTGGCAATAGATATATTGGAACAAACCGCGATTATCTCAGATAAAAGCATCAATACAGTAGCCGATTTGAAAGGAAAAACAGTCGCGTTCCCTGGTAAAGGCTCTCAGCAATATCCGCTTATGCTAAAGGCCTTAGAAGGTGCAGGCTTAAAAGAAGATGATGTTGTCCTTTTAAAGATGGATGCTTCCAATATGTCTACAGCTTTAGAAAAAGGTGAAATATCGGCATACATTGCCTGGGATCCTCATACCACAAAAGCGATAAGCTCGGGGGCGGGAAAGATATTGGTAAAGGCCGAAGAAGTTATGCCGTTGAAAGAAGGCCATTATTTAGGTGAAGGGGTCGTTGTAAGAAAAGATTTCGCAGATGAATATCCGGATTTAACAGAAGATATCGTCAAAGCGATAATGAAGGCAAATGACTATATTGTTGACAATTTATCAGAAACACCGGCTTTGTGGAGCAAAGCGATCGGTTTGGATGAGTCCATTATAAAATTATCCTTAGACAATAACATGTCTGTCTTTGTAAAGGATATTTCTCCTGATTTGGAGGCATTAAATCCATATGTAAAATTGTTGAATGAGTATGGTATTACACAGATATCAGATGTCGACAAATTTTTGGATGAGCACGTGATATTGGATTATACCAAAAAGTAA